Proteins encoded together in one Myxococcales bacterium window:
- the tadA gene encoding Flp pilus assembly complex ATPase component TadA has translation MALEPRQEDQAQDRRDEEALSAARAVAAPSRREELGLAPSRFSSSVASLVCSLVLVACGGGSQQIRPETIQSDVATYNREHTADKLVSRGKGFAAVGDYLRAEEYLADAMAQGADPKKVMPLLLEVCIKEGRYRLAAQYAKDYLVSHPNDVPVRLVLASLYSATGDTKLARNEFERVLEARPSDAQAHYAFAVLLRDAEQDPVAADFHFREYLRLAPQGLARRRSALVHAAPSERGPMIPKEIFEESLLQFFAPIRPLLDDPGVSDIMINGPNQVYYEKKGTLHLADSKFESVEHLTAALRNAAQYVGKHIDEERPILEGRLPDGSRIEAVLPPAAPDGPCVSIRRFFKETLTVQKLIGFGAMTEEVAQSLSAFVASKLNILIAGGTGSGKTSMLNALSSFIPDGERVVIIEDSRELQLQREHVCQLEARPPDPKGRGEVKIRDLFKATLRLRPDRIVVGEIRGGEALDLIQAMTSGHGGCLSTLHATYPRDTISRLETMAMMSDLGMPLQALRIQLASAVNMICQVSRLQDGSRKITHISEVLGYDINTNSYQMQDIFVREYTGFDPSGKIESHIGPTGIMPRCIEQLHEHGMDLPASVYEAAQRRR, from the coding sequence ATGGCTCTCGAACCTCGACAGGAAGATCAAGCTCAAGATCGGCGAGACGAAGAAGCCCTGAGCGCCGCTCGAGCCGTCGCCGCGCCGTCGCGTCGCGAAGAGCTCGGGCTCGCGCCGTCTCGGTTCTCGTCGAGCGTCGCTTCGCTCGTGTGCTCGCTCGTGCTCGTCGCGTGCGGCGGTGGATCCCAGCAAATTCGGCCCGAGACCATCCAGTCCGACGTGGCCACGTACAACCGCGAGCACACCGCCGACAAGCTCGTCTCGCGCGGTAAAGGCTTCGCCGCCGTGGGCGACTACCTTCGCGCCGAAGAGTACCTCGCCGACGCGATGGCCCAAGGGGCCGACCCGAAGAAGGTCATGCCGCTCTTGCTCGAGGTCTGCATCAAAGAGGGGCGCTACCGCCTCGCCGCGCAATACGCGAAAGACTACCTCGTCTCTCATCCGAACGACGTCCCCGTGCGGCTCGTGCTCGCGTCGCTCTATTCGGCCACGGGCGACACCAAGCTCGCGAGGAACGAGTTCGAGAGGGTGCTCGAGGCCCGCCCGAGCGACGCGCAGGCGCACTACGCGTTCGCGGTGCTCCTCCGCGACGCCGAACAAGATCCCGTCGCCGCGGACTTTCACTTCCGCGAGTACCTGAGGCTCGCTCCCCAAGGGCTCGCACGCCGAAGAAGCGCGCTCGTCCATGCTGCACCGAGTGAGCGAGGCCCCATGATCCCGAAGGAAATTTTCGAAGAGTCGCTGCTCCAGTTCTTCGCGCCCATTCGCCCTCTGCTCGACGATCCGGGCGTGAGCGACATCATGATCAACGGGCCGAACCAGGTCTATTACGAGAAGAAGGGCACGCTCCACCTCGCGGACTCCAAGTTCGAGAGCGTCGAGCACCTCACCGCCGCGCTCCGAAACGCGGCGCAGTACGTCGGCAAGCACATCGACGAAGAGCGCCCGATCCTCGAGGGCCGCCTGCCCGACGGCTCACGCATCGAGGCGGTCCTGCCGCCCGCCGCCCCCGACGGCCCGTGTGTCTCGATCCGCCGGTTTTTCAAGGAAACGCTCACGGTTCAGAAGCTCATCGGCTTCGGCGCCATGACGGAAGAAGTGGCGCAGTCGCTCTCGGCCTTCGTCGCCTCGAAGCTCAACATCCTCATCGCCGGAGGTACGGGCTCGGGCAAGACGTCGATGTTGAACGCGCTCTCCTCGTTCATCCCCGACGGCGAGCGCGTCGTCATCATCGAAGACTCGCGCGAGCTCCAGCTCCAACGCGAGCACGTCTGCCAGCTCGAGGCGCGCCCACCGGACCCGAAGGGCCGCGGCGAGGTCAAGATCCGCGACCTCTTCAAGGCCACGCTGCGCCTCCGCCCCGACCGCATCGTCGTCGGCGAGATCCGCGGTGGCGAAGCGCTCGATCTCATCCAAGCGATGACCTCGGGTCACGGCGGTTGTCTCTCGACGCTCCACGCCACCTACCCGCGCGACACGATCTCGCGCCTCGAGACGATGGCCATGATGAGCGACCTCGGAATGCCCCTCCAGGCCCTCCGCATCCAGCTCGCGTCCGCCGTGAACATGATCTGCCAGGTGTCACGCCTGCAGGACGGGAGCCGCAAGATCACGCACATCAGCGAGGTCTTGGGGTATGATATCAATACGAACAGCTATCAAATGCAGGACATTTTCGTGAGGGAGTACACGGGGTTCGATCCGTCCGGTAAGATCGAGAGTCACATCGGTCCGACCGGCATCATGCCCCGCTGCATCGAGCAGCTCCACGAGCACGGCATGGACCTGCCTGCCTCCGTCTACGAAGCGGCCCAGCGCCGGCGCTGA